Proteins from a genomic interval of Brachybacterium vulturis:
- a CDS encoding acyl-CoA thioesterase, with amino-acid sequence MTFPRTDPSEIAAGLVDLLDLREVAPSGEFSTPATVAAYQGDSSPHPGGHVFGGQVMGQAVTAVGRTVSAERRIHSMYSYFLAPGDPAHPIRFQVDALRDGGSFSVRRVLATQPGKEADEEERTILAMTASFQESQDGLEHQERAPEAPDPEGLPTTAEALAGIDHPVARYWATQRPIDIRHVTDPIYLRPDPASDTADAQMVWMRTLAPVEAEPLLHDAILAFASDYTPFEPILRRQGLSWMTPGLKMATINHAIWWHQHVSANEWLLYVQRSPSASGGRGLTHGQVFDRSGDLVATVTQEGMIRTRQKG; translated from the coding sequence ACCGACCCCTCGGAGATCGCCGCCGGTCTGGTGGACCTGCTGGACCTGCGCGAGGTCGCGCCGTCCGGAGAGTTCTCCACTCCCGCCACCGTCGCCGCCTACCAGGGCGATTCCTCACCGCATCCCGGCGGGCACGTCTTCGGCGGCCAGGTGATGGGCCAGGCGGTGACCGCCGTGGGGCGCACGGTGTCCGCGGAGCGCCGGATCCACTCGATGTACTCCTACTTCCTCGCTCCGGGCGACCCCGCGCATCCGATCCGCTTCCAGGTCGATGCACTGCGGGACGGCGGCTCCTTCTCGGTGCGGCGCGTGCTGGCCACCCAGCCCGGGAAGGAGGCCGATGAGGAGGAGCGCACGATCCTCGCGATGACCGCCTCCTTCCAGGAGAGCCAGGACGGCCTGGAGCACCAGGAACGGGCACCGGAGGCACCGGACCCCGAGGGGCTGCCCACCACGGCCGAGGCGCTCGCCGGGATCGACCATCCGGTGGCCCGGTACTGGGCCACCCAGCGCCCCATCGACATCCGGCACGTCACCGATCCGATCTACCTGCGGCCCGATCCCGCCTCCGACACCGCAGATGCGCAGATGGTGTGGATGCGCACCCTCGCCCCCGTCGAGGCCGAGCCGCTGCTGCACGATGCGATCCTGGCCTTCGCCAGCGACTACACGCCCTTCGAGCCGATCCTGCGCCGCCAGGGCCTGAGCTGGATGACACCCGGGCTGAAGATGGCCACGATCAACCACGCGATCTGGTGGCACCAGCACGTCAGCGCCAACGAATGGCTGCTGTACGTGCAGCGCTCCCCGTCCGCCTCGGGCGGGCGCGGGCTCACCCACGGTCAGGTGTTCGACCGCAGCGGCGACCTGGTCGCGACGGTCACCCAGGAGGGCATGATCAGGACGCGGCAGAAGGGCTGA
- a CDS encoding TfoX/Sxy family protein — MPAASHPAQEALLARIRSLLPPGRPVREVAMFGGRAVMLEEAMLVSAGRDGSLLVRIDPARHAELLTRDGARQAVMGTERTMGEGWLEVEPRVLAEDVQLGRWLQDALEHHDR; from the coding sequence ATGCCCGCAGCATCCCACCCCGCCCAGGAGGCCCTCCTGGCCCGGATCCGCTCCCTGCTCCCGCCCGGCAGGCCCGTCCGGGAGGTGGCGATGTTCGGCGGCCGGGCGGTGATGCTCGAGGAGGCGATGCTGGTCTCCGCCGGACGCGACGGCTCGCTGCTGGTGCGGATCGACCCGGCACGGCACGCCGAGCTGCTGACCCGGGACGGTGCCCGCCAGGCCGTGATGGGCACCGAGCGGACGATGGGGGAGGGCTGGCTCGAGGTGGAGCCCCGGGTGCTGGCCGAGGACGTCCAGCTGGGCCGCTGGCTGCAGGACGCGCTCGAGCACCACGATCGCTGA
- a CDS encoding extracellular solute-binding protein gives MPTRRQLLLSTAAMSLAGVGALSGCADDAPVELEDGEALRMRVWSESAATAYEDSLAAFTASTGIEVALEVLGWADYWTQLPLDVASGELPDVLWMNTANLAQAHGSGALLEIGEIVGDGAADWESAATDLYRLDKGLWGVPQLWEQSILVAHEGLVAAVEGDASALTFDAGAASDPLRELSRALTVDGEGRRPGEADFDPAARKTFGFSAHPDRTAVLGPFIAAQGGSWQDEDGTPIFASDEGITAVQYLADLASSHLAPAGKDTVADPTLCRTLFLQGKLGLLQTGTYDLHALAQEIDDAFTWGIHPVVAGPEGARPLVHSIAALGVDPGDEDREAAIGELLRWLGGVEGQRPLAENRLGIPAHRDLRGAWEKSWDAAGVDVSVIEVPEAVALPEIGDRSAIATGTAMPIIAEVFLGETDAAEALPRAQQAAREAMG, from the coding sequence GTGCCGACCCGTCGCCAGCTCCTGCTCTCCACCGCTGCGATGTCCCTGGCGGGGGTCGGGGCCCTCTCGGGCTGCGCGGACGACGCGCCCGTCGAGCTCGAGGACGGGGAGGCGCTGCGGATGCGGGTGTGGAGCGAGTCCGCGGCGACCGCCTACGAGGACTCCCTCGCCGCATTCACCGCGTCCACCGGCATCGAGGTGGCACTCGAGGTGCTGGGCTGGGCGGACTACTGGACCCAGCTCCCGCTGGACGTGGCCTCCGGTGAGCTGCCCGATGTGCTCTGGATGAACACCGCCAATCTCGCCCAGGCGCACGGCAGCGGGGCGCTGCTGGAGATCGGCGAGATCGTGGGCGACGGTGCCGCGGACTGGGAGAGCGCGGCGACGGACCTCTACCGGCTCGACAAGGGCCTGTGGGGGGTGCCGCAGCTGTGGGAGCAGAGCATCCTGGTGGCCCACGAGGGTCTCGTCGCCGCGGTCGAGGGTGATGCCTCGGCACTGACCTTCGATGCCGGAGCCGCCTCGGATCCGCTGCGGGAGCTCTCCCGCGCCCTCACCGTCGACGGCGAGGGACGCAGGCCCGGGGAGGCGGACTTCGACCCGGCCGCCCGCAAGACCTTCGGGTTCAGCGCCCATCCTGATCGCACTGCGGTGCTCGGCCCGTTCATCGCCGCGCAGGGCGGCAGCTGGCAGGACGAGGACGGCACCCCCATCTTCGCCTCCGACGAGGGCATCACGGCCGTGCAGTACCTGGCCGATCTCGCCTCGTCCCACCTGGCCCCGGCCGGGAAGGACACCGTCGCCGACCCGACGCTGTGCCGGACGCTGTTCCTGCAGGGCAAGCTCGGACTGCTGCAGACGGGGACCTACGATCTGCACGCCCTCGCCCAGGAGATCGACGACGCCTTCACCTGGGGGATCCATCCGGTGGTCGCGGGACCCGAGGGGGCGCGTCCGCTGGTGCACTCGATCGCCGCTCTCGGCGTCGACCCGGGGGACGAGGACCGGGAGGCGGCGATCGGCGAGCTGCTGCGCTGGCTCGGCGGCGTGGAGGGCCAGCGTCCGCTGGCCGAGAACCGGCTGGGGATCCCCGCCCACCGGGACCTGCGCGGGGCGTGGGAGAAGAGCTGGGACGCCGCCGGCGTGGACGTCTCGGTGATCGAGGTCCCCGAGGCCGTCGCCCTGCCCGAGATCGGGGACCGCTCGGCGATCGCGACCGGCACGGCGATGCCGATCATCGCCGAGGTCTTCCTCGGGGAGACCGACGCCGCCGAGGCCCTGCCCCGCGCGCAGCAGGCCGCGCGGGAGGCCATGGGCTGA
- the glgP gene encoding alpha-glucan family phosphorylase — protein MKPLSTITVSSDLPDVLAPLRELALNLRWTWRRQTVDLFRSLDPRAFVASGENPIAMLSLVPAGRLAEASRDEAFLTRMRSEVGDLRTYLDSGRWFQRTVPGAQGGGDGTSVAYFSMEFGITPTLPIYSGGLGILAGDHLKSASDLGVPLVAVGLLYQWGYFSQSLDRSGWQQEEYRLNDPSQLPVEPVRGADGEQLTVAVTLPGAREVAIAVWTAQVGRVPLLLLDTNVEVNDEQDRQITDRLYGGDHEHRILQEIVLGIGGVRAVEAYSALGGAPAPSVFHLNEGHAGFSGLERVGRRMQAGTGFSEAVAEVRAGTVFTTHTPVPAGIDRFDAAQLRGHLDADGSGLSRLIPSLPVEAALALGIEEGGDVFNMAQLGFRIAQRSNGVAKLHGAVSRAMFQDLYPGFDVPEVPIGSVTNGVHRRTWTSDHMDDLYTKALGDVDISSLSDWSALSTLTDHELTETRDALRAELVTMARRHVRDSWLRRGAVEAELAWTDHILDPHALTIGFARRVSTYKRLTLMLSDPERLQRILLDQTRPVQIVVAGKSHPADRPGKEFLQQLVQFADDHGVRHRIVFLPDYDIRMASVLIAGSDVWLNNPVRPEEASGTSGMKAVLNGGLTFSVSDGWWDELKDDDAGWTIPTADVEDQVHRDAVEAEALYEILEQSIVPLFYERDARGMQRGWMTKVRSSLVTVAPQITAARMVRDYVTDLYLPAARAASAFTADPARAGEFTAWRAEVQDAWSAVSIQHVSLEGARGAAASTGDELTLVADVELGRLRDTDVLIEAVLGEIGAGDEIIEPQLIPLQRGEDGRWAARFALAAPGEVGFTVRITPQHPVLASRAELGLVVTA, from the coding sequence ATGAAGCCGCTCTCCACGATCACGGTCTCCTCCGACCTCCCGGATGTCCTCGCGCCGCTGCGCGAGCTGGCGCTGAACCTGCGCTGGACCTGGCGTCGACAGACCGTCGATCTGTTCCGCTCCCTCGACCCCCGCGCCTTCGTGGCCAGCGGCGAGAACCCCATCGCCATGCTCTCGCTGGTGCCCGCCGGCCGTCTGGCCGAGGCCTCCCGCGACGAGGCCTTCCTCACGCGGATGCGCTCCGAGGTCGGCGACCTGCGCACCTACCTCGACTCCGGCCGCTGGTTCCAGCGGACCGTCCCGGGGGCGCAGGGCGGCGGTGACGGCACCTCGGTCGCCTACTTCTCCATGGAGTTCGGGATCACCCCCACCCTGCCGATCTATTCGGGAGGACTCGGCATCCTCGCCGGCGACCACCTGAAGTCCGCCTCGGACCTCGGCGTGCCGCTGGTCGCCGTCGGCCTGCTCTACCAGTGGGGCTACTTCTCCCAGTCGCTGGACCGCAGCGGCTGGCAGCAGGAGGAGTACCGGCTCAACGATCCCTCGCAGCTGCCCGTCGAGCCCGTCCGCGGCGCCGACGGCGAGCAGCTCACGGTCGCGGTCACGCTGCCCGGGGCGCGCGAGGTCGCGATCGCCGTGTGGACGGCGCAGGTGGGCCGGGTCCCGCTGCTGCTGCTGGACACCAACGTCGAGGTCAACGACGAGCAGGACCGGCAGATCACCGACCGGCTCTACGGCGGCGATCACGAGCATCGCATCCTCCAGGAGATCGTGCTGGGCATCGGCGGCGTCCGCGCCGTCGAGGCGTACAGCGCGCTGGGGGGCGCCCCGGCGCCGTCGGTGTTCCATCTCAACGAGGGCCACGCCGGCTTCTCCGGCCTGGAGCGGGTGGGACGGAGGATGCAGGCCGGCACCGGCTTCTCCGAGGCCGTGGCCGAGGTCCGGGCGGGCACCGTGTTCACCACCCACACCCCGGTGCCCGCCGGCATCGACCGCTTCGACGCCGCGCAGCTGCGCGGCCACCTCGACGCCGACGGATCGGGTCTGTCCCGCCTGATCCCCTCCCTGCCCGTCGAGGCGGCGCTCGCCCTCGGCATCGAGGAGGGCGGGGACGTGTTCAACATGGCCCAGCTCGGCTTCCGCATCGCGCAGCGCTCCAACGGTGTGGCCAAGCTCCACGGTGCGGTCTCCCGCGCGATGTTCCAGGACCTCTACCCGGGCTTCGACGTGCCCGAGGTGCCGATCGGCTCGGTCACCAACGGCGTCCACCGCCGCACCTGGACCTCCGACCATATGGACGATCTGTACACGAAGGCCCTGGGCGACGTCGACATCTCCTCGCTCAGCGACTGGAGCGCCCTGTCGACCCTCACCGATCATGAGCTCACCGAGACCCGCGATGCGCTGCGCGCGGAGCTGGTGACGATGGCGCGCCGTCACGTCAGGGACTCGTGGCTGCGTCGCGGCGCCGTCGAGGCCGAGCTCGCCTGGACCGACCACATCCTCGACCCGCATGCCCTGACCATCGGCTTCGCCCGACGGGTCTCGACCTACAAGCGGCTGACCCTGATGCTCTCGGATCCCGAGCGCCTCCAGCGGATCCTGCTCGACCAGACGCGTCCGGTGCAGATCGTGGTGGCGGGCAAGTCGCACCCCGCGGACCGCCCCGGCAAGGAGTTCCTCCAGCAGCTGGTGCAGTTCGCCGACGACCACGGGGTCCGCCATCGCATCGTCTTCCTGCCCGACTACGACATCCGCATGGCCTCCGTGCTGATCGCCGGCTCGGACGTCTGGCTGAACAACCCGGTCCGTCCGGAGGAGGCCTCCGGCACCTCCGGGATGAAGGCCGTCCTCAACGGCGGCCTCACCTTCTCCGTCTCCGACGGCTGGTGGGACGAGCTGAAGGACGATGACGCGGGGTGGACCATCCCCACCGCGGACGTCGAGGACCAGGTCCATCGCGATGCGGTCGAGGCGGAGGCCCTCTACGAGATCCTCGAGCAGTCGATCGTGCCGCTGTTCTACGAGCGCGATGCCCGCGGCATGCAGCGCGGCTGGATGACGAAGGTCCGCTCCTCGCTGGTGACGGTGGCGCCGCAGATCACCGCGGCCCGCATGGTCCGCGACTACGTCACGGACCTGTACCTGCCTGCCGCCAGGGCGGCCTCCGCCTTCACCGCGGACCCCGCGCGGGCCGGCGAGTTCACCGCCTGGAGGGCCGAGGTCCAGGACGCCTGGTCGGCCGTGTCCATCCAGCACGTCAGCCTCGAGGGCGCCCGGGGCGCCGCAGCCTCCACCGGCGACGAGCTCACCCTGGTCGCCGACGTCGAGCTGGGCCGGCTGCGCGACACGGACGTGCTGATCGAGGCGGTCCTCGGTGAGATCGGTGCCGGGGATGAGATCATCGAGCCTCAGCTGATCCCGCTGCAGCGCGGGGAGGACGGCCGCTGGGCCGCCCGCTTCGCGCTCGCCGCTCCCGGCGAGGTGGGCTTCACCGTGCGGATCACCCCGCAGCACCCGGTGCTGGCCTCCCGCGCCGAGCTCGGGCTGGTGGTCACCGCCTGA
- the ettA gene encoding energy-dependent translational throttle protein EttA, which produces MAEFIFSMHKARKAVGDKVILDDVSMSFYPGAKIGMVGPNGAGKSTILKIMAGLDHPSNGEARLSPGYSVGILLQEPPLDESKTVLENVQEGMGALFQKVQRFNAIGEEMAEPDADFDALMTEMGSLQTDIDAANGWDLDSQLEQAMDALRCPPGDEPVTHLSGGERRRVALCRLLLQKPDLLLLDEPTNHLDAESVLWLEQHLQQYEGAVIAVTHDRYFLDHVAQWIAEVDRGQLYPYEGNYSTYLEKKEERLNVQGKKDQKLAKRLKEELEWVRSSAKGRQAKSKSRLARYEEMAAEAERTRKLDFEEITIPPGPRLGNQVIDAKDITKGFGERVLIDGLSFSLPPNGIVGVIGPNGVGKTTLFKTIVGLEPLDEGELKIGQSVKLSYVDQNRENIDPDKNLWEVVSDGLDFIQVGKVEIPSRAYVSQFGFKGPDQQKKAGILSGGERNRLNLALTLKQGGNVLLLDEPTNDLDVQTLGSLENALLEFPGCAVVVSHDRWFLDRVATHILAFEGTAENPANWYWFEGNFEAYQANKVERLGEEAARPHRVTYRRLTRD; this is translated from the coding sequence TTGGCTGAATTCATCTTTTCCATGCACAAGGCCCGGAAGGCCGTGGGCGACAAGGTCATCCTCGATGACGTGTCCATGAGCTTCTACCCGGGGGCGAAGATCGGCATGGTCGGCCCCAACGGCGCCGGCAAGTCGACGATCCTCAAGATCATGGCGGGGCTGGACCATCCCTCCAACGGCGAGGCCCGCCTCAGCCCCGGCTACAGCGTCGGCATCCTGCTGCAGGAGCCGCCGCTGGACGAGTCCAAGACCGTCCTGGAGAACGTCCAGGAGGGCATGGGCGCGCTCTTCCAGAAGGTCCAGCGCTTCAACGCCATCGGCGAGGAGATGGCCGAGCCCGATGCGGACTTCGACGCGCTGATGACGGAGATGGGCTCGCTCCAGACCGACATCGATGCCGCGAACGGCTGGGACCTGGACTCCCAGCTCGAGCAGGCGATGGACGCCCTGCGCTGCCCGCCCGGCGACGAGCCCGTCACCCACCTCTCCGGTGGTGAGCGTCGCCGCGTGGCGCTGTGCAGGCTGCTGCTCCAGAAGCCCGACCTGCTGCTGCTGGACGAGCCCACCAACCACCTCGACGCCGAGAGCGTGCTCTGGCTCGAGCAGCACCTGCAGCAGTACGAGGGCGCCGTCATCGCCGTCACCCACGACCGGTACTTCCTGGACCACGTCGCCCAGTGGATCGCCGAGGTCGACCGCGGCCAGCTCTACCCCTACGAGGGCAACTACTCCACCTACCTGGAGAAGAAGGAGGAGCGGCTCAACGTCCAGGGCAAGAAGGACCAGAAGCTCGCCAAGCGCCTCAAGGAGGAGCTGGAGTGGGTCCGCTCGAGCGCCAAGGGCCGTCAGGCGAAGTCCAAGTCCCGTCTGGCCCGCTACGAGGAGATGGCCGCGGAGGCCGAGCGCACCCGCAAGCTCGACTTCGAGGAGATCACCATCCCGCCCGGTCCGCGGCTGGGCAACCAGGTCATCGACGCCAAGGACATCACCAAGGGCTTCGGCGAGCGGGTGCTCATCGACGGGCTCTCCTTCTCCCTGCCGCCCAACGGCATCGTCGGCGTCATCGGTCCCAACGGCGTCGGCAAGACCACGCTGTTCAAGACCATCGTCGGCCTGGAGCCGCTGGACGAGGGGGAGCTGAAGATCGGCCAGAGCGTGAAGCTCAGCTACGTCGACCAGAACCGCGAGAACATCGATCCGGACAAGAACCTCTGGGAGGTCGTCTCCGACGGCCTGGACTTTATCCAGGTCGGCAAGGTCGAGATCCCCTCGCGCGCCTACGTCTCCCAGTTCGGCTTCAAGGGCCCGGACCAGCAGAAGAAGGCCGGGATCCTCTCCGGTGGTGAGCGCAACCGCCTGAACCTGGCGCTGACCCTCAAGCAGGGCGGCAATGTGCTGCTGCTCGATGAGCCCACGAACGACCTGGACGTGCAGACCCTCGGCTCGCTCGAGAACGCCCTGCTGGAGTTCCCGGGCTGCGCCGTGGTCGTCTCCCACGACCGCTGGTTCCTGGACCGCGTGGCCACCCACATCCTGGCCTTCGAGGGCACCGCGGAGAACCCGGCGAACTGGTACTGGTTCGAGGGCAACTTCGAGGCCTACCAGGCCAACAAGGTCGAGCGTCTCGGCGAGGAGGCCGCGCGCCCGCATCGCGTGACCTACCGTCGCCTCACCCGCGACTGA
- a CDS encoding HAD family hydrolase: MSKKNRRRTPPRPTVVFDFGGVLSAGHDPVPDVHELLGGDAEVLGEALWTQRDAYDRGAVSAAEYWSAVAAAVGIEQLSADEITELQAADDRYFLRLDPAARSLIHDLARNQVRLALLSNASEAFGESVRRADWFEAFTLAVISGEERTVKPGRELFEVLLDVLAHETGGVSIPSAIIFFDDRQENVDAARALGIDAHLWPRNGEEHPEGTEHGAATARRVLAGRGISLD, translated from the coding sequence ATGAGCAAGAAGAACCGTCGCCGCACACCCCCGAGGCCCACCGTGGTCTTCGACTTCGGGGGAGTGCTGAGCGCCGGCCACGACCCGGTGCCGGACGTCCACGAGCTCCTCGGCGGCGATGCCGAGGTGCTGGGCGAGGCCCTGTGGACCCAGCGCGACGCCTACGACCGCGGCGCGGTCAGCGCGGCCGAGTACTGGAGCGCGGTCGCCGCCGCCGTCGGCATCGAGCAGCTCTCCGCGGACGAGATCACCGAGCTGCAGGCCGCGGACGACCGCTATTTCCTGCGCCTGGACCCGGCAGCGCGCTCGCTGATCCATGACCTCGCCCGCAACCAGGTGCGCCTGGCACTGCTGTCCAATGCCTCCGAGGCCTTCGGCGAGTCGGTGCGCCGCGCCGACTGGTTCGAGGCCTTCACTCTCGCCGTCATCTCCGGCGAGGAGCGGACCGTCAAGCCGGGCCGGGAGCTCTTCGAGGTGCTGCTAGACGTCCTGGCGCACGAGACCGGGGGAGTGTCGATCCCCTCCGCGATCATCTTCTTCGACGACCGCCAGGAGAACGTCGACGCCGCGAGGGCGCTCGGCATCGACGCCCACCTGTGGCCGCGCAACGGCGAGGAGCACCCCGAGGGCACGGAGCACGGCGCGGCGACGGCACGCCGCGTCCTCGCCGGACGCGGCATCTCCCTGGACTGA
- a CDS encoding PDZ domain-containing protein: MIDAPARPARARRARALLARSIDDAQLARPVTALLSLVVLCVMILGGSLLPVPYVIERPGPAIDVLGEYEDEEILVIDGAETHPTEGALMMTTVSVDGGPGFRVTPVEVVAAWFDRSKTVLPKEVVFPEGRTREQTTLANTAAMSSSQQGAVAVALDELGIEYRDVVMIAGVLTDGAAEGTLEGGDVIVSVGGESAGGVDGYQRLIEAVPDGEPIPMTVRRDGEELALQVPTAPVDGAPRMGVILAPGHEFPMDVEISVGDIGGPSAGMIFSLSVYDELTPGALTGGHDIAGTGTIAADGAVGPIGGIRQKMVGASETGAEFFLAPSKNCDEAVGHVPDELDVVAVSTFEDALTATETIADTGSTEGLPTCEDVTTR; this comes from the coding sequence GTGATCGATGCCCCCGCCCGTCCCGCCCGCGCCCGACGAGCTCGAGCGCTCCTCGCCCGTTCGATCGATGATGCGCAGCTCGCCCGGCCGGTGACGGCACTGCTCTCCCTGGTGGTGCTGTGCGTGATGATCCTGGGCGGATCGCTGCTGCCGGTGCCCTATGTCATCGAGCGGCCGGGCCCGGCGATCGACGTGCTCGGCGAGTACGAGGACGAGGAGATCCTGGTCATCGACGGTGCCGAGACCCACCCGACCGAGGGGGCGCTGATGATGACCACCGTCTCCGTGGACGGCGGGCCCGGGTTCCGCGTCACCCCCGTGGAGGTCGTCGCCGCCTGGTTCGACCGCTCCAAGACGGTGCTGCCGAAGGAGGTGGTCTTCCCCGAGGGTCGCACCCGTGAGCAGACCACCCTGGCCAACACCGCGGCGATGAGCTCCTCCCAGCAGGGAGCCGTCGCCGTCGCCCTGGACGAGCTGGGCATCGAGTACCGGGATGTGGTGATGATCGCGGGAGTCCTGACCGACGGCGCGGCCGAGGGCACCCTCGAGGGCGGCGACGTGATCGTCTCGGTCGGCGGCGAGAGCGCCGGCGGGGTCGACGGGTACCAGCGGCTGATCGAAGCCGTCCCGGACGGGGAGCCGATCCCGATGACCGTACGGCGCGACGGCGAGGAGCTCGCGCTCCAGGTCCCCACGGCGCCGGTCGACGGCGCTCCCCGGATGGGCGTGATCCTCGCCCCGGGCCACGAGTTCCCGATGGACGTCGAGATCTCGGTGGGGGACATCGGCGGCCCCAGCGCCGGGATGATCTTCTCCCTCTCCGTCTACGACGAGCTGACCCCCGGGGCGCTGACCGGGGGCCACGACATCGCGGGCACCGGCACCATCGCCGCCGACGGCGCCGTCGGCCCCATCGGCGGCATCCGGCAGAAGATGGTCGGCGCGTCCGAGACCGGCGCCGAGTTCTTCCTGGCCCCCAGCAAGAACTGCGACGAGGCCGTGGGCCACGTGCCCGACGAGCTGGACGTGGTCGCGGTCTCCACCTTCGAGGACGCGCTGACCGCCACCGAGACCATCGCCGACACCGGCAGCACCGAAGGCCTTCCCACCTGTGAGGACGTGACCACCCGATGA
- a CDS encoding zinc-dependent metalloprotease produces MSDAPIPGEPGDMDEEALKRFLKETFGDALPEGALDGLDLSALAQQANLPQDPAQLRAAAAQMQNMFAAQGESPVNWDMAEDIARRTAAGQAGIPGAPDPSGTPGDPGPTDSTITELRQAAQVARLWLDPVISVDVPSTELGVYSRGTWLHRTLPRWKPIVEPVAKYMAGAIGEAIAAQLGQMGELGGAGMPMPGGDPAAMMERIGGTMFGVQFGHAIGSLAREAAGTTDLGLPLGRDGEPALVAANVEDLISAHSLDPGAARIFLAAREIAHAALFASTPWLGKALFSAIEDYSRGITLDLDALDEMVRDLDLSDPEAMQARRPEEMFVFTRRASQERALEELATTLALVEAWVDHVTTEALDGKLPDLEAMREVLRRRRASGGPAEEMLSKTVGIELRPRRVREALSWWESVRDTEGEAGREAKWDHPDLLPTPEVLSGRPQAPQPRASEDEVDGLADVALPEDFDAELEKLLSGDGQERAPREDEQGGLHRFDDDRGDGDEGRGTSTDGDDER; encoded by the coding sequence ATGAGTGATGCCCCGATCCCGGGTGAACCCGGTGACATGGACGAAGAGGCGCTGAAGCGCTTCCTGAAGGAGACCTTCGGGGACGCCCTCCCCGAGGGGGCCCTGGACGGGCTGGACCTGTCGGCGCTCGCGCAGCAGGCGAACCTGCCGCAGGATCCCGCCCAGCTGCGGGCGGCCGCCGCGCAGATGCAGAACATGTTCGCCGCCCAGGGCGAGAGCCCGGTGAACTGGGACATGGCCGAGGACATCGCGCGGCGGACCGCGGCCGGCCAGGCCGGGATCCCCGGCGCGCCCGACCCGAGCGGCACCCCGGGCGACCCGGGCCCGACGGACTCGACGATCACCGAGCTGCGCCAGGCCGCGCAGGTGGCGCGGTTGTGGCTGGACCCCGTGATCTCGGTCGACGTGCCCTCGACCGAGCTGGGCGTGTACAGCCGCGGGACCTGGCTGCACCGCACGCTGCCGCGCTGGAAGCCGATCGTCGAACCGGTCGCGAAGTACATGGCCGGCGCCATCGGCGAGGCGATCGCGGCCCAGCTGGGCCAGATGGGCGAGCTCGGCGGAGCCGGGATGCCGATGCCCGGCGGGGATCCGGCGGCCATGATGGAGCGCATCGGGGGGACGATGTTCGGGGTCCAGTTCGGACACGCCATCGGCTCCCTCGCCCGGGAGGCGGCGGGCACCACGGACCTCGGCCTGCCGCTGGGTCGCGACGGGGAACCGGCGCTGGTCGCCGCCAACGTCGAGGACCTGATCTCCGCGCACTCCCTGGACCCGGGCGCCGCCCGCATCTTCCTGGCAGCGCGCGAGATCGCTCATGCCGCGCTGTTCGCCTCCACCCCCTGGCTCGGCAAGGCGCTGTTCTCCGCGATCGAGGACTACTCCCGCGGCATCACCCTGGACCTCGATGCGCTCGACGAGATGGTGCGCGACCTGGACCTGTCGGACCCGGAGGCGATGCAGGCCCGCCGCCCGGAGGAGATGTTCGTGTTCACCCGGCGCGCCTCGCAGGAGCGTGCGCTCGAGGAGCTGGCCACCACCCTCGCCCTGGTCGAGGCATGGGTGGATCACGTCACCACCGAGGCGCTGGACGGGAAGCTGCCCGATCTCGAGGCGATGCGCGAGGTGCTGCGGCGGCGCCGCGCCTCCGGCGGGCCCGCCGAGGAGATGCTCTCGAAGACCGTCGGCATCGAGCTGCGACCGCGGCGCGTGCGGGAGGCGCTCTCCTGGTGGGAGAGCGTGCGGGACACCGAGGGCGAGGCCGGCCGCGAGGCGAAGTGGGACCACCCGGACCTGCTGCCCACCCCGGAGGTCCTCTCGGGCCGTCCGCAGGCCCCGCAGCCCCGGGCCTCCGAGGACGAGGTCGATGGGCTGGCGGATGTCGCCCTGCCCGAGGACTTCGATGCCGAGCTGGAGAAGCTGCTGTCCGGCGACGGGCAGGAGCGCGCGCCGCGCGAGGACGAGCAGGGCGGACTGCACCGCTTCGACGACGACCGCGGTGACGGGGACGAGGGACGCGGCACCTCCACCGACGGGGACGATGAGCGCTGA
- a CDS encoding NUDIX hydrolase, protein MSAEPDGRGPSARGPAVPEAALAELVRAEAAVSGPAVAQEFQELLAGDPRLMHRDGGPRHLTASAIVIDRPGDHVALLWHRKGRFWVQPGGHLEEGETSFEQAARREVAEEIGLGGLQRIGDGPAMLHRHALEAAFGACWEHWDVQYLLRAPAPAAELPLTMSEESPAVRWVPWPLHGLGPERETALPDGTVPDLAGTLEGLALYLARRAD, encoded by the coding sequence ATGAGCGCTGAGCCCGACGGCCGGGGCCCCTCGGCCAGGGGCCCTGCGGTCCCGGAGGCGGCGCTCGCCGAGCTGGTGCGCGCCGAGGCGGCGGTCTCGGGGCCGGCGGTCGCCCAGGAGTTCCAGGAGCTGCTGGCCGGCGATCCCCGGCTGATGCACCGCGACGGCGGTCCGCGGCATCTCACCGCGAGCGCGATCGTGATCGACCGTCCCGGGGATCACGTGGCGCTCCTGTGGCATCGCAAGGGTCGCTTCTGGGTGCAGCCCGGAGGCCACCTCGAGGAGGGCGAGACCAGCTTCGAGCAGGCCGCTCGCCGGGAGGTCGCCGAGGAGATCGGGCTCGGCGGTCTGCAGCGGATCGGCGACGGACCGGCGATGCTGCACCGGCACGCCCTCGAGGCGGCCTTCGGCGCCTGCTGGGAGCACTGGGACGTGCAGTACCTGCTGCGCGCCCCGGCACCGGCCGCCGAACTGCCGCTCACGATGAGCGAGGAGTCGCCCGCGGTGCGATGGGTGCCGTGGCCCCTGCACGGGCTCGGTCCCGAGCGCGAGACCGCGCTGCCCGACGGGACGGTGCCGGATCTGGCCGGGACCCTCGAAGGGCTGGCGCTCTACCTGGCGCGCCGGGCCGACTGA